The Pan paniscus chromosome 2, NHGRI_mPanPan1-v2.0_pri, whole genome shotgun sequence genome contains the following window.
ccatccagtttcaggaaaacaagcttaacacgcccactgatttgacattatggtgagttctataattattttgttatatattggatatataataaatatatatatttattatatatattaacatgttaaatatattaatatattaaatatattattatatattgtaataatggaaataaagtccctaataaatgtaaatgtgcttaaatcttttggcccagctcctacctcccagcagcctctccaggcccagaactttctccagtcagCCTCTACAGACCAAGATCATGACTCACAATGGCCTATTTAGGCCCATACCCTACGTCACGGCAGTCTCCGCAGATGAGGctactgcctcacaacagcctccacaggcacagctccaTCGGATATTGGATATATCCAATATCCACAGCCCACAGCTTCctcaagccaagctccccaggcccaggtcaggcctcacggtggcctctccaggatgagctcctgccctccgatggcaCCTGCAGGCCCCAAATGGTCTCCGGTCCGTGGGCTCCTCCACACCaagcttgggcctcccggcgacctctgcaggcccaagttgTCCTGAAGTTGGCATCTCCCGGCCGCGCCTCCCAGCAAGTAagcaagctcttttggctcaactcctgcccagctcccaaccgCCTTTGTGGGCCCCGAACTTTCTCCAGCCAAGTTCTTCGGGCCTAATTCCTGCCGCCCGGTGGCCTGTACGGGCCCAGCAATGGTTGGAGAACAGCCTATGCAGGTCCCCGCTCTTGCCTCCCaggggcctctccaggcccagctcttgacCCCACGGCGGCCTCTCAGGGCCaactccctgcctgcctcccagcagcccgcgtgcggcccagctcctccctcacggtggcctgttgatGCCCATGCCTCTGGCACCCTGCCCAGAGGCATGATCCcctgcctcacaccggcccctcccacgctgagagaggtcagcatgagcccttgcctcacactggcccctcccacgctgagagaggtcagagtgagccccatgcctcacaccggcccctcccacgctgagagaggtcagagtgagcccttgcctcacaccggcccctcccacgctgagagaggtcagcgtgagccccttgcctcacaccggctcctcccatgctgagagaggtcgtgagcccttgcctcacaccggcccctcccatgctgagagaggtcagagtgagccccttgcctcacaccggcccctcccacgctgagagacgtcagcctgagcccttgcctcacaccggcccctcccatgctgagagaggtcagcgtgagccccttgcctcacaccggcccctcccacgctgagagaggtcagcgtgagcccttgcctcacaccggcccctctcacgctgagagaggtcagagtgagccccatgcctcacaccggcccctcccacgctgagagaggtcagcgtgagcccttgcctcacaccggcccctcccacgctgagagaggtcagcgtgagccccttgcctcacaccggcccctcccacgctgagagaggtcagagtgagccccatgcctcacaccggcccctcccacgctgagagaggtcagcgtgagcccttgcctcacaccggcccctcccacgctgagagaggtcagcgtgagccccttgcctcgcACCGGCCCCTCCCTCACTGACAGAGGTCTgcctgagccccttgcctcacaccggcccctccctctctgacagaggtcagcctgagccccttgcctcacaccggcccctcccacgctgagagaggtcagcgtgagcccttgcctcacaccggcccctcccacgctgagagaggtcagcgtgagccccttgcctcacaccggcccctcccacgctgagagaggtcagcgtgagcccttgcctcacaccggcccctcccacgctgagagaggtcagtgtgagcccttgcctcacaccggcccctcccacgctgagagaggtcagcgtgagcccttgcctcacaccggcccctcccacgctgagagaggtcagagtgagccccatgcctcacaccggcccctcccacgctgagagaggtcagcgtgagcccttgcctcacaccggcccctcccacgctgagagaggtcagcgtgagcccttgcctcacaccggcccctcccatgctgagagaggtcagcgtgagccccttgcctcacaccggcccctcccatgctgagagaggtcagcgtgagccccttgtctcacaccggcccctcccacgctgagagaggtcagcgtgagcccttgcctcacaccggcccctcccacgctgagagaggtcagcgtgagcccttgcctcacaccggcccctcccatgctgagagaggtcagagtgagccccatgcctcacaccggcccctcccacgctgagagaggtcagagtgagccccatgcctcacaccgcCCCCTCCCACAGTGAGAGAgttcagcgtgagcccttgcctcacaccggcccctcccacgctgagagaggtcagagtgagccccatgcctcacaccagcccctcccacgctgagagaggtcagtgtgagcccCTTGCCTCGCACCGGCCCCTCCctcgctgacagaggtcagcctgagccccttgcctcacaccggcccctccctcgctgacagaggtcagcctgagccccttgcgtcacaccggcccctcccacgctgagagaggtcagtgtgagcccttgcctcacaccggcccctcccacgctgagagaggtcagcttgagcccttgcctcacaccggcccctcccacgctgagaaaGGTCAGcttgagccccttgcctcacaccggccactcccacgctgagagaggtcagcgtgagcccttgcctcacaccggcccctcccaccctgagagaggtcagcgtgagtcccttgcctcacaccggcccctcccacgctgagagaggtcaacgtgagcccttgcctcacaccggcccctcccacgctgagagaggtcagcgtgagccccttgcctcacaccggcccctcccacgctgagagaggtcagggtgagcccttgcctcacaccggcccctcccacgctgagagaggtcagcgtgagccccttgcctcacaccggccgctcccatgctgagagaggtcagcgtgagcccttgcctcacaccggcccctcccacgctgagagaggtcagcgtgagccccttgcctcacaccggcccctcccacgctgagagaggtcagtgtgagcccttgcctcacaccggcccctcccacgctgagagaggtcagcgtgagcccctgcctcaacaggccaccgtgagggaggagcagggtcgcacgtgggctgctgggaggcaggcagggacttgggcctgggaggtcgcgGTGGGgcgagagctgggcctggaaaCACCCCTCTGAGGCAACAGTGGGGCCTACAGACTCTGTTCTCCAGCCGGAGCTGGGACTGTTCAGGTACTGGGAGGCGGGATGTGGGTCTGAAGAGCTTGGTTGCCGAAACTTCGGTGTCTACAAACGCAGGTGGGAGCTGAGCCAAAAAAGCTTGTTTCCTGGGAGGTGGGAGATGCAGCCAAGAGAAACAGCTGTGCCTGCAGAGGCCgccatgtgggaggctgaggccgggcctCCTCAAATCGGCCTCTCCAGATGCACTTGCAGCCTCCCGGcgtcctctccgggcccagctcttcctcccggctgTGTCTCCAGGCCTGACTCTGGCCTCCCAACAACGTCTTTGgactcagctcctgcccagctcccagcggCCCTGGTAGGCCCACCACTTCCCGAAGCCAacctccccaggcccagctcaggcctcacggtggcctctccaggctcagctcctgccctccgatggcaaggtcggtgggctcctctaggcccagcttgggcctcccggcggcctctgcaggcccaaatCGTCCTGAagtcggcctctccaggcccagctccggcctcccggcggcctctgcaggcccaagtcgtCGTCAGGTCGGCCTGGAATTGGGCCTGGAAGAGCAGCAAGTCGGCCTTCCCGGGCCCAGCTCCGTCCTCTcggcggcctctccaggtgcaaaacttcctcgagtcagcctctccaggcccagctcctcctgcctcccagtggcctctttcagcCCAGACCAGCTCATGGCTCTTggcggccttcccaggccctgcTTTTGACTTTTGgtggcctcttcaggcccagaacTTGACCTCCAGTGGGCCTTTGCAGGCCCGGCCTCCTGCCTCTTGAAGGCCTGCATGGGCCTGGACTCACAGCGGACTCACAGCGGactctccatgcccagctagccCTTGCCTCATTGCGGCCTCCCgagtccaaagctcctgcctctCGGCCGCTTCGGCAGGCCCAGCTCCCGCCTGCCAGTGGCCTCTTTAGGCCCAGCTCATTCCTCACaacggccttcccaggccccgtttttcccttccggcagcctcttggcctctaatttgtttatcttttgtgtataaatcccaaaatattgaattttggaatatttccaccattatgtaaatattttggtaGGTGATTTATTTGGGGTGAGTTTCTGCACCAAGcccgaattttttattttattttactgattattTGGTGTTAAACAGGTTTAATGACGGTCATGGCAACTTTTTGGCACAATGAAAAATATCGCCCATGATCAACGTGTTCTGTTCTGGGGAAGGGGGCAAAGGCAGGGTGAAtcactttcttaaaaagtataGCTCAAGTTGGGAGtgcagagggaatggggagaaaacCCTCCCGCTGCCTGTGTCGAAGTgcaggagcccccacccccatactcacctgagtccagcccccctctgccccccgggtggctcagcccagctcctgcctagGAAAGCCTTAGTGTTGGGAGGGACCCTGATGACTGAGGAGCCTGGTAGCTCCAGGTCGCCCACACTTTCAGGTCTCTTGCCCCAGAAGGTGGCAGGATCCATTGGGAGGAAACAGGTCGCCTTGGAAGGCGTCCGTGGGTCCCCATCCCCAGGGGTAGGGGCCATAGGGGGCCCGCTCTGCTGCCTTGACCATACTCCTGGGCTTTGAAGGATCCTGGGCCCAGTAAGAAGGAGGTGGGTGCCAAGGTTGAGGAGGAAGCATCCGAGTATGTGTAGGGGGAGGACAGGGTGGGACCATAGACTTTGCCAAAAGCTGCAGGTGGATCGGGGGACCCTGGGGGCTCAGGATCCAGCAAGGGGCGGCAGgagtaaaggaggaaggaatgacagGTGCAAGTACCTTCCCACCAAAGCCCTTGTTGCCCTCTGGCTCCTCCCCAGAGTTGTCCCCACTCTCAAGTCAGTCACCCACTCCTTGAACTTGAGATCAGTGTCAGTGGTGCTAAAGCCATCATCAGCAATGACATCATCACCCCTCCTCCTCATGGATGACCGTGTGCTCCTCGTCACTCGCTATGTCCTCACTGGCCATGTGCTGGGAATGAGCATCTCAAgtgggcagcagcagggctgccCACTGGTCACCTCCCTCACCAGGGGCTGCGAAGTGGCCTGGAGCTTCATACTGAGTAGAAGGCTTTGGGCCAGAGTATGATGCAGTGCCAGACACCACCTGTGTCAGTTCCCGTAGTGCCTGACGGTCTATTTCCCTGCCGTCCAGGCTGTGTACCCCCCTGTGGGAGAAGGCTTGGGCCAGGCTGAGCCAGGTTCCCTGACTGTGTGCAGCCGTTCTGCCCCACAGAAGCTGCTCCTTGGTATCCGAGCTCTGGAGTGTTTAGGCTGCAACTGACAGGAGTTCAGAGGACACCCCAGGGGCAGTGGCAGTGCCCGTCTCTGATATGCTCCGCTCCCACGAGCCCTTGTTATACTCCTGCTAGCCCCTGGCTTGTGGGCTTGGCCTCTGAGCTGGACTTCTTTCGGTCCTTGTTGCAAGTGGGCCACCTTCACCTGGAAGGCCAGGTCGTGGTATTTCTGCATCTCATTGGGCCCCAGGGTGTACCACTGCTCGCTCAGCATCTGGCTGACGGTCCGGATATCCTGGTTGGAGTGACCCTGGTGCGCCCTGCCAGGGCCTGGTGCCGCTTGCTGAAGATCATGACCGCCACTCATGGGCCACCGGATGTGGTCCTTGTCCCATTTGTTGGGGCTGCGTCCATCCTTCTCAGAAGATGAGTCCTGTTCCTTGCGCAGGGCACTGAGGGACTGGGCCTGACATCATCTGAGTGGTAGAGGCAACTGGGTGTCAGGAGACATGATGGAGAGGAAAGCATCATCATGGTCATTCTCTGTCTCACTGTCCAGCAGGGACTCCCCTGAGGGGCCCAGGGCTCCTCCTCCATGGTGGGAGGTGAGCTTTTACCAGGTTCCACCACCCCCAAAGTGTGTGGGGTTGCGGGCCCTGGGCTTTCAGGGCAGGTGGCTCCAGGGGGCCGCCCAGGGTCAACACTCCCTGTCCCACCTGGTGGATACTCATGAGCAACAGCTGCCAACTTGGCAGGTTGTTTTCTCTGGTTGGAGGCCACTGAGTGACTGGCAGGTTGCTGGGCCTCgtgtggctgcagggaggggtgaggaaggggATGGAGTACCAGGGGAACATGGCCACAGAGTGACCTTCCACATTCCTCCACACGAACATGCTGACGCCACGGGAGGCCTCACTGAACGCAGGCCTGGGGGCCGAGTACTTGGTCCGGGTGGGGGGTTCctggcaggggctcacacctcgCCCCCTCCTCAGCCAAGGTGGCTTGGGCCCAGAGAAGGGGGGGTTGGAGAGAAGCAGAAGGCCAggcctcaagttttgttttttttgtttgtttttttgtttttgaaatgtagtctgactcttgtcacccaggctggagtgcagtggcacgatctcagtggccttcatacctggctaattttttgtatttttactggaggtggggttttgccatgttggccaggctggtcttgacctcccgacctcaggtgatccacccacctcagcctcccaaaatgggattacaggcatgagccactgctcccaactTCATTCATGTTTACTTGAAAAACTCcgttaagcatttttttaaggTAGACCTAGTGGTCCTGAATGCCCTCAGCTTTGTTTGTCGAGGAAGCacgttatttcttttttctttctgaaggacagctttgtcAGACATAGTATTAGTTgctggcagtttttttctttcagcactttgaatgtatTACTCGATTCTGTCCTGACCTGCAAAGTTTCTTTAACTTTTGACTATTTGATTATATTGTGACTTGGTGAGTATCTATTTGGTTTGAACCTCTTTAGGAATCTTTAAGCTTCATGGATTTAGATGTCTAAATCTTTCCCATGATTTAGGCAGTTTTCAGtcattctttaaataagctttcttctcctttctctacttTCCTTCCCAAACTCCCATAACCTGACAATGGTTTGCCTAATGGTGTCTTgttggctttcttttctctgtctttttttctttttcttttttctttttttttttgagacagagtcatgctctgtcacccaggctggagtgcaatgtgtggtctcggctcacattgcactccaacctccacctcctgggttcaagcgattctcctgcctgagcctcccaagtagctgggactacaggtgtgtgccaccacacccagctaatttttgtatttttagtagagatggggctttgtcatgttggacaggctggtcttgaactcctgacctcttaatctgcctgcctcggcctcccaaagtgttgggattacaggcttgagccaccacacccagccttcttttctcttttttattcttttttctttgtcctctgactggataatttcagaagatctattttcaagtttacagatTCTCTCTCCTGTTGAAGTTTACTATTGTGTTATAtcacccagtctggtcttgaactcctgggctcaagagatcctcccaccttggcctcccaaagtgctgagtttacaagcatgaaccactgtatCCAgtcagtcccagcactttgggaagctgaggtgggaggatcacttgagctcaggagttagagaccagcctgggcaacgtactgagaacttgtctctatataaaaaaaaaaaaaagtccttgggaggccaaagcaggaggatcacctgaggtcaggagttcgagaccagcctggccaacatggcaaaaccccatctctactaaaaatacaaaaattagccaggtgtggtggcacacgcctgtagtggtggtgcatgcctgtagtcccagctactcaagaggctgaggcaggagaattacttgaactgggagatggaggttgcagtgagctgagatcgcaccagtgcactccagcctgggcaacagagtgagactccatcttataaaaggaaaaaagaaagaaaaggaaaattccaTATCTGAGTGTTTACTCCTGAGTTTTTGAGATTGTTATTAAGATCGTGCTGTACTGTGATGATTTGGGTTTGTTTGATAATCAGAAAAAAGCATATTCTTTTAGGTGTTCAGCCACACTGCTTTGGTGTCACAACTGCACATTGGTTTCACAGCTGCAGGACAAGTTCGAGCATCTTGAAATGATTCAACAGGAGGAGATAAGGAAgcttgaggaagagaaaaaacaactGGAAGGAGAAAtcatagatttttataaaatgaaagctgCCTCTGAGGCACTGCAGACTCAGCTGAGCACTGatacaaagaaagacaaatatcgtAAGAAGCAATAGTTTCTCCTACTATTCTGAGAGCCTTATCATTCTACATCCCATCTTCCTGTGAGTTTGTCTTTGTAGCACTTAACTCTAATTGCggttctcattttaaaaactggcttGCTTATTGTATATTTTCCCCAACTAAAGCGTGAACtcctagcagggcatggtggctcatgcctgtaatctcagcactgtgggaggccgaggtgggtcgactacctgaggtta
Protein-coding sequences here:
- the LOC117977883 gene encoding putative uncharacterized protein FLJ44672, which gives rise to MQPRETAVPAEAAMWEAEAGPPQIGLSRCTCSLPASSPGPALPPGCVSRPDSGLPTTSLDSAPAQLPAALVGPPLPEANLPRPSSGLTVASPGSAPALRWQGRWAPLGPAWASRRPLQAQIVLKSASPGPAPASRRPLQAQVVVRSAWNWAWKSSKSAFPGPAPSSRRPLQVQNFLESASPGPAPPASQWPLSAQTSSWLLAAFPGPAFDFWWPLQAQNLTSSGPLQARPPAS